In Deinococcus psychrotolerans, a genomic segment contains:
- a CDS encoding VOC family protein — MNWTLEVVVLPVTDINRAKAFYAEQLGFKVDHDTQISPTSRIVQLTPPGSGCSVVFGTSLNQMAAGSLKGLQLVVKDIRAAHAELALRGVKVSEVSVMSAGGRRTADANESLNYVGFIFFSDPDGNAWAVQQIDSRQ, encoded by the coding sequence GTGAACTGGACGCTTGAAGTGGTGGTATTGCCGGTAACTGACATAAACCGTGCTAAAGCTTTTTATGCCGAGCAGCTCGGCTTTAAGGTGGATCACGACACCCAAATCAGCCCGACTTCGCGCATTGTGCAACTCACACCACCGGGGTCAGGTTGTTCGGTTGTGTTTGGAACGTCGCTGAACCAAATGGCGGCTGGCTCACTCAAGGGATTACAACTGGTTGTCAAAGATATTCGGGCTGCCCATGCCGAACTGGCCCTGCGCGGTGTGAAGGTCAGTGAAGTGAGTGTCATGAGCGCGGGTGGGCGTAGAACTGCTGATGCCAATGAGTCGCTCAACTACGTCGGCTTCATCTTCTTTAGCGATCCAGACGGCAATGCTTGGGCAGTTCAGCAAATAGATTCGCGGCAATGA
- a CDS encoding NUDIX hydrolase, whose amino-acid sequence MISSSPTSQVPVPGAGGVVLRGRRVLLVRYKSGDWAFPKGHLEAGESAQQAAVREVQEETGVQASIAGELPTTHYTNDRGEARAISWFLMEASTEAGELESTFIEGGFVSADEALTTLSFGEDRELLRAALKQAEREG is encoded by the coding sequence ATGATTTCATCTTCCCCCACGTCTCAAGTGCCGGTACCGGGAGCGGGCGGCGTGGTGCTGCGCGGCCGCCGGGTACTGCTGGTGCGCTACAAAAGCGGCGACTGGGCTTTTCCCAAAGGCCACCTCGAAGCGGGCGAAAGCGCCCAGCAAGCCGCCGTGCGTGAGGTGCAAGAAGAAACCGGCGTGCAGGCCAGCATCGCTGGCGAGTTGCCCACCACCCACTACACCAATGACCGGGGCGAGGCCAGAGCCATCAGTTGGTTTTTGATGGAGGCCAGCACCGAAGCAGGCGAACTCGAAAGCACGTTTATCGAGGGCGGTTTCGTAAGCGCCGACGAAGCGCTGACCACGCTGAGCTTCGGTGAAGACCGCGAGCTGCTCCGCGCCGCTCTCAAGCAAGCTGAGCGTGAAGGATGA
- a CDS encoding gamma carbonic anhydrase family protein has translation MSLHSLEGFAPQIDDSAFIAPSADVIGNVVIGQNASVWFGAVLRGDLEAITVGEGSNVQDGAVLHTDPGFPCTLGQNVTVGHRAIVHGAVCADGSLVGMGAVMLNGSRLGKGAVLGAGALLPEGREVPDGMLAVGVPAKVIKAVDAAGNAANYVANAARYRAELKSAGPAKAQGDGSRDQ, from the coding sequence ATGAGCCTGCACAGTTTGGAAGGCTTTGCGCCTCAGATTGACGACTCGGCGTTTATTGCCCCCAGCGCCGACGTGATCGGGAACGTGGTGATCGGCCAAAACGCCTCGGTGTGGTTTGGCGCGGTGCTGCGTGGCGACCTGGAAGCCATCACGGTGGGAGAAGGCAGCAACGTGCAAGACGGCGCGGTGCTGCACACCGACCCCGGCTTTCCCTGCACCCTCGGCCAGAACGTGACGGTAGGCCACCGCGCCATCGTTCACGGCGCGGTCTGCGCAGACGGCAGCTTGGTGGGAATGGGCGCGGTGATGCTCAACGGCAGCCGCCTCGGCAAGGGCGCGGTGCTGGGCGCGGGGGCGCTGCTCCCCGAAGGCCGCGAAGTGCCGGACGGAATGCTGGCAGTGGGCGTGCCGGCCAAAGTCATCAAGGCCGTGGACGCGGCAGGCAACGCCGCCAACTACGTCGCCAACGCGGCCCGCTACCGTGCCGAACTCAAGAGTGCTGGCCCAGCCAAAGCCCAAGGAGACGGCTCCCGTGACCAATAA
- the tsaB gene encoding tRNA (adenosine(37)-N6)-threonylcarbamoyltransferase complex dimerization subunit type 1 TsaB, which translates to MNLSSAPITLAIETATPYLALGLLTPHGEFYEVRQVGRAHAEQLPAALEALLTAANLPKSAVQQIVIGTGPGSYTGVRVGASYALGLGRAIGAPVLGVGTLESLIDVQHEGEQAVSLDARKGQLYGAVYRVSGGSIIQTLLPAAKYDQADFAERVSAYLWRQDPAPDAAALARAGRLSGAAKWTLQYL; encoded by the coding sequence ATGAACTTATCTTCTGCCCCCATTACCCTTGCCATCGAAACGGCCACGCCTTATCTGGCGCTGGGCTTGCTGACGCCGCACGGCGAATTTTACGAAGTGCGTCAAGTCGGGCGTGCCCATGCCGAGCAGCTTCCTGCCGCTCTGGAAGCGCTGCTTACGGCCGCCAATCTGCCCAAAAGCGCCGTGCAGCAAATCGTGATCGGCACTGGGCCGGGGTCCTATACCGGCGTGCGGGTGGGGGCCAGCTACGCGCTGGGACTGGGCCGCGCCATCGGTGCGCCCGTGCTGGGCGTCGGCACCTTGGAGAGTCTGATCGACGTCCAGCATGAAGGTGAGCAGGCCGTCTCGCTGGACGCCCGCAAAGGCCAGCTTTACGGCGCGGTGTACCGGGTCAGCGGCGGCAGCATCATTCAAACGCTGCTGCCTGCCGCCAAGTACGACCAAGCCGACTTTGCCGAGCGGGTCAGCGCTTACCTGTGGCGGCAAGACCCCGCTCCCGACGCTGCGGCTTTGGCCCGCGCCGGAAGACTGAGCGGCGCGGCGAAATGGACTCTACAGTATTTGTGA